Proteins encoded by one window of Anaeromyxobacter sp.:
- the wecB gene encoding UDP-N-acetylglucosamine 2-epimerase (non-hydrolyzing) has translation MTEPKRLKVMTIVGTRPEVIKLSRVIAALERHTDHVLVHSGQNYDHQLNQVFFDELGIRAPDHLLGVGGQGVAQVIADVIVKADAVLERERPDALLLYGDTNTCLSVIPAKRRKIPVFHMEAGNRCFDQRVPEELNRKVVDHLSDVNMPLTEHARRYLLAEGLRPETVIKTGSTMKEVLDHHAAQIAASPVLARLGLAPHGYFVVSAHREENVDDPARLGAILETLRALAGRWRLPVVVSTHPRTRARLEALAGGTQGLEGQGVRLLPPFGFFDYVALQQRARCVLSDSGTITEESALLGFPAVTLREAHERPEGMDAGTLVMCGLDAARVLQAVALVTSRGPGQRAGLPPDYLEPDVSMKVVQIILSYVDYVNRTVWRKAP, from the coding sequence ATGACCGAACCCAAGCGCCTCAAGGTCATGACCATCGTGGGCACCCGCCCCGAGGTCATCAAGCTCAGCCGGGTCATCGCGGCCCTGGAGCGGCACACCGACCACGTGCTGGTCCACTCCGGCCAGAACTACGACCACCAGCTCAACCAGGTGTTCTTCGACGAGCTGGGCATCCGGGCGCCCGACCACCTGCTGGGCGTGGGTGGGCAGGGGGTGGCGCAGGTCATCGCCGACGTCATCGTCAAGGCCGACGCGGTGCTGGAGCGCGAGCGGCCCGACGCCCTGCTGCTCTACGGCGACACCAACACCTGCCTGAGCGTCATCCCGGCCAAGCGGCGCAAGATCCCGGTCTTCCACATGGAGGCCGGCAACCGCTGCTTCGACCAGCGGGTGCCGGAGGAGCTGAACCGCAAGGTGGTGGACCACCTCTCCGACGTGAACATGCCGCTCACCGAGCACGCCCGCCGCTACCTGCTGGCCGAGGGGCTGCGGCCCGAGACGGTCATCAAGACCGGCTCGACCATGAAGGAGGTGCTGGATCACCACGCCGCCCAGATCGCCGCCTCGCCGGTGCTGGCCAGGCTGGGCCTGGCGCCGCACGGGTACTTCGTGGTGAGCGCGCACCGGGAGGAGAACGTCGACGACCCGGCGCGGCTGGGCGCCATCCTGGAGACGCTGCGGGCCCTGGCCGGGCGCTGGCGGCTGCCGGTGGTGGTCTCGACCCACCCGCGCACCCGGGCCCGCCTGGAGGCGCTGGCCGGCGGGACCCAGGGGCTGGAGGGGCAGGGGGTGCGCCTCCTGCCGCCCTTCGGCTTCTTCGACTACGTGGCGCTGCAGCAGCGCGCCCGCTGCGTCCTCTCCGACAGCGGCACCATCACCGAGGAGAGCGCGCTGCTGGGCTTCCCGGCGGTGACCCTGCGCGAGGCCCACGAGCGGCCCGAGGGGATGGACGCCGGCACCCTGGTGATGTGCGGCCTGGACGCCGCGCGGGTGCTGCAGGCGGTGGCGCTGGTGACCAGCCGCGGCCCGGGCCAGCGGGCCGGCCTGCCGCCCGACTACCTGGAGCCCGACGTCTCGATGAAGGTCGTGCAGATCATCCTGTCGTACGTGGACTACGTGAACCGCACCGTCTGGAGGAAGGCGCCATGA
- a CDS encoding polysaccharide biosynthesis protein: MNLHGKRVLVTGGTGSMGKKLVRRLLAGELGVPARIIILSRDEAKQHVMRLAYLDRKTTTEEVIYENFARTISFRIGDVRSYPDVCSAMREADVVINAAAMKQVPTCEYFPEQAVATNCLGAANIVQALKDHDYPVEVVVGVSTDKACKPVNAMGMTKAIQERIFVAANILVPKTRFVCIRYGNVLASRGSVVPLFLDQIAHGGPVTVTVPEMTRFLLSLDTAVDTLIAALRTARAGETLVPRAPSATVMNVARALVGQRDVPIQVTGIRPGEKLDEIMISDEEARRCIVRGDYYAILPMLPELIRDADQRQPPALQKEFSSSDLVLDLEETAALLRRHCLMPDQAVVKDGGELLA, translated from the coding sequence ATGAACCTCCACGGCAAGCGGGTCCTGGTGACCGGCGGCACCGGCTCGATGGGCAAGAAGCTGGTGCGGCGCCTGCTGGCGGGCGAGCTGGGCGTGCCGGCCAGGATCATCATCCTCTCGCGCGACGAGGCCAAGCAGCACGTCATGCGGCTGGCCTACCTCGACCGGAAGACCACCACCGAGGAGGTCATCTACGAGAACTTCGCCCGCACCATCTCCTTCCGCATCGGCGACGTGCGCAGCTACCCGGACGTCTGCTCCGCCATGCGCGAGGCCGACGTGGTCATCAACGCCGCCGCCATGAAGCAGGTCCCCACCTGCGAGTACTTCCCGGAGCAGGCGGTGGCCACCAACTGCCTGGGCGCCGCCAACATCGTGCAGGCGCTCAAGGACCACGACTACCCGGTGGAGGTGGTGGTGGGGGTGAGCACCGACAAGGCCTGCAAGCCGGTCAACGCCATGGGCATGACCAAGGCCATCCAGGAGCGCATCTTCGTGGCCGCCAACATCCTGGTGCCGAAGACCCGCTTCGTCTGCATCCGCTACGGCAACGTGCTGGCCTCGCGCGGCTCGGTGGTGCCGCTCTTCCTCGACCAGATCGCCCACGGCGGCCCGGTCACGGTGACGGTGCCGGAGATGACCCGCTTCCTGCTCAGCCTGGACACCGCGGTGGACACCCTCATCGCCGCGCTGCGCACGGCGCGGGCCGGCGAGACCCTGGTGCCGCGGGCCCCCTCGGCCACGGTCATGAACGTGGCCAGGGCGCTGGTGGGCCAGCGCGACGTGCCCATCCAGGTGACCGGCATCCGCCCCGGCGAGAAGCTGGACGAGATCATGATCTCCGACGAGGAGGCCCGCCGCTGCATCGTGCGCGGGGACTACTACGCCATCCTGCCCATGCTGCCCGAGCTGATCCGCGACGCCGACCAGCGCCAGCCGCCGGCCCTGCAGAAGGAGTTCAGCTCCTCCGACCTGGTGCTGGACCTGGAGGAGACCGCCGCCCTGCTGCGCCGCCACTGCCTCATGCCGGACCAGGCGGTGGTGAAGGACGGCGGCGAGCTGCTGGCCTGA
- a CDS encoding SDR family oxidoreductase: MKILVFGGDGMLGHQLLESWAPRHDVQVTLRQLAPAYAAHRARFGDRALYGVDVRRLDDLVGALAAVRPELVVNAVGLVKQRPTAHEELPSLEVNALYPHRLARACAAAGARLIHLSTDCVFSGARGNYRETDTPDPTDLYGRTKLLGEVDGPGCLTLRTSIIGLELGRAGSLVEWFLAQRGPVRGYRRAIYSGLTTQELARAIEALVSEAPDLCGVWHLASQPIDKHDLLTRLARRLGRTDVTLTPDDDFTCDRSLDASALRARTTYRVPSWDAMLDELAEAVRRRGSGT; the protein is encoded by the coding sequence ATGAAGATCCTCGTCTTCGGCGGCGACGGCATGCTGGGGCACCAGCTCCTGGAGAGCTGGGCGCCCCGCCACGACGTGCAGGTCACCCTGCGCCAGCTGGCGCCGGCCTACGCGGCGCACCGGGCCCGCTTCGGCGACCGGGCGCTCTACGGGGTGGACGTGCGCCGGCTGGACGACCTGGTGGGCGCGCTGGCCGCGGTCCGGCCCGAGCTGGTGGTCAACGCCGTGGGCCTGGTCAAGCAGCGCCCGACCGCCCACGAGGAGCTCCCCAGCCTGGAGGTGAACGCCCTCTACCCGCACCGGCTGGCGCGGGCCTGCGCGGCCGCCGGGGCGCGCCTCATCCACCTCAGCACCGACTGCGTCTTCTCCGGGGCGCGGGGCAACTACCGCGAGACCGACACGCCCGACCCCACGGATCTCTACGGCCGCACCAAGCTGCTCGGCGAGGTGGACGGGCCCGGCTGCCTGACCCTGCGCACCTCCATCATCGGCCTGGAGCTGGGGCGGGCCGGCAGCCTGGTGGAGTGGTTCCTGGCCCAGCGCGGGCCGGTGCGGGGGTACCGCCGGGCCATCTACAGCGGCCTCACCACCCAGGAGCTGGCCCGCGCCATCGAGGCGCTGGTCAGCGAGGCGCCCGACCTGTGCGGCGTGTGGCACCTGGCCTCGCAGCCCATCGACAAGCACGACCTGCTGACGCGCCTGGCGCGCCGGCTGGGACGCACCGACGTGACGCTCACGCCGGACGACGACTTCACCTGCGACCGGAGCCTCGACGCCTCGGCCCTCCGGGCCAGGACCACCTACCGCGTCCCCAGCTGGGACGCCATGCTGGACGAGCTGGCTGAGGCCGTCCGGCGCAGAGGGAGCGGGACATGA
- a CDS encoding glycosyltransferase, giving the protein MNVLLVTHSFPPHNWGGVETYALNLARALQGQGCQVTVLHPGAPSARGSAVEADLFQGVPVRRLSAPAGDSTATLSQPEAEAAFAALLAAGRYDLVHFHHTLRFPMSLVAVAGAAGLPVALTLHDFWLICPRTHLFVAPGRPACDGPESAAGCAACLMGEAWQGLGPAQRAPTLGFLSARLEAGRATLAAADLVTAPSAFVARAFDRAGAGGGAIEVAPLGLPVLAPAPPRPARPLTFGYIGSIQGVKNVLSLVEAFAAVRGDVRLEIAGGGAPEALAELARRATDPRITLRGPYQPADLPGLLARLDVVVVPSLVESYCFTAREALAAGLPVLASRVGGLPEAVRHGENGLLFDPLAPGELAACLQSLADDPSRLARLRPAPVAPTIEADAAGWLARYRTLAARRGAAAAPPPAPAPPPAPSPCAPAAPGATVSTLREAYLLEPAWDGSEWISTVLDFLQAFGPDDPVALLLALDPGRPDQPTVEEAGARVMQVIGRSGKERFPEILLLEPGELLEALRQFTRARWVRTGPGAGHQAGGRFIDPPRAQAPRGLRVNRAG; this is encoded by the coding sequence GTGAACGTCCTGCTCGTCACCCACAGCTTCCCTCCGCACAACTGGGGCGGGGTCGAGACCTACGCCCTCAACCTGGCGCGAGCGCTCCAGGGGCAGGGGTGCCAGGTCACGGTCCTCCACCCGGGGGCGCCGTCGGCGCGGGGCAGCGCCGTCGAGGCGGACCTGTTCCAGGGCGTCCCGGTCCGGCGGCTCTCGGCCCCGGCCGGCGACTCGACCGCCACGCTGTCGCAGCCTGAGGCCGAGGCGGCCTTCGCCGCCCTCCTGGCCGCCGGGCGCTACGACCTGGTCCACTTCCACCACACCCTCCGGTTCCCCATGTCGCTGGTGGCGGTGGCCGGGGCGGCCGGCCTGCCGGTGGCGCTCACCCTGCACGACTTCTGGCTCATCTGCCCGCGCACCCACCTGTTCGTCGCGCCGGGCCGGCCGGCCTGCGACGGCCCCGAGTCGGCCGCCGGCTGCGCCGCCTGCCTCATGGGAGAGGCCTGGCAGGGGCTCGGCCCGGCCCAGCGCGCCCCCACCCTGGGCTTCCTCTCGGCGCGCCTGGAGGCCGGGCGGGCCACTCTGGCCGCCGCCGACCTGGTGACCGCCCCGTCGGCCTTCGTGGCCCGTGCCTTCGACCGCGCCGGCGCGGGTGGGGGCGCCATCGAGGTGGCGCCCCTGGGGCTGCCGGTGCTGGCCCCGGCGCCGCCGCGCCCGGCCCGGCCGCTCACCTTCGGCTACATCGGCTCGATCCAGGGGGTGAAGAACGTCCTCTCCCTGGTGGAGGCCTTCGCGGCGGTGCGCGGCGACGTGCGCCTGGAGATCGCCGGAGGCGGCGCGCCCGAGGCGCTGGCCGAGCTGGCGCGGCGCGCCACCGACCCGCGCATCACGCTGCGCGGCCCCTACCAGCCCGCCGACCTGCCCGGGCTGCTGGCCCGCCTCGACGTGGTGGTGGTGCCCTCCCTGGTGGAGAGCTACTGCTTCACCGCCCGGGAGGCGCTGGCGGCCGGCCTGCCGGTGCTGGCCTCCCGGGTGGGCGGCCTGCCCGAGGCGGTGCGGCACGGGGAGAACGGCCTGCTCTTCGACCCGCTGGCGCCGGGGGAGCTGGCCGCCTGCCTGCAGTCGCTGGCCGACGACCCGTCCAGGCTGGCGCGGCTGCGACCGGCGCCGGTGGCCCCCACCATCGAGGCCGACGCCGCGGGGTGGCTGGCGCGCTACCGGACCCTGGCGGCGCGCCGGGGCGCCGCCGCGGCGCCGCCGCCCGCGCCCGCCCCACCCCCAGCCCCCTCGCCCTGCGCGCCCGCCGCGCCTGGAGCCACCGTGTCCACTCTCCGTGAAGCCTACCTGCTCGAGCCGGCCTGGGACGGCAGCGAGTGGATCTCCACCGTGCTCGACTTCCTGCAGGCCTTCGGGCCCGACGATCCGGTGGCCCTGCTGCTGGCGCTGGATCCCGGCCGGCCCGACCAGCCCACCGTGGAGGAGGCCGGCGCGCGGGTCATGCAGGTGATCGGCCGCTCGGGCAAGGAGCGCTTCCCGGAGATCCTGCTGCTGGAGCCCGGCGAGCTGCTCGAGGCCTTGCGCCAGTTCACCCGGGCGCGCTGGGTGCGCACCGGCCCCGGCGCCGGCCACCAGGCGGGCGGCCGCTTCATCGACCCGCCGCGGGCCCAGGCGCCGCGCGGCCTGCGCGTCAACCGGGCCGGGTGA
- a CDS encoding glycosyltransferase family 2 protein yields MASTGVAGEPLVSIVIPAWNKWDFTFRCLVSLLEQTRGVPYETIVVDNGSTDETAVALPLLPGIRVQRNDQNLGFSRACNQGAALARGRYLLFLNNDTEARPGWLPPLVAPLERDPGIAVAGAKLLFPDGTLQHAGVGVAYADPLPVFPFHLDYRKPAGASTRPLELSAVTAACLLIRAEVFRELGGFDEAFLNGYEDMDLCFKVRESGRRVVYVPESVLVHHESVSDGRFLKARENEDLLQRRWMGRFTAFDVDRRRGPPPPPPAAGRPPLSVVVPTLDALRTIAPCLEDLAANLGPADELLVADAGSTDCTLQFVRRFAAEHPGLVRVVEGPLGLPAAARAGLAAASRGVALLVHPALRSPLGFADKLASALARLGAGALIAIPVPGVGFCAAGGLAALRALGGAAPEVLFQDAAPALEAAARRSGAGRLVITAPAA; encoded by the coding sequence ATGGCCTCGACCGGTGTTGCAGGGGAGCCCCTCGTCTCCATCGTCATCCCGGCCTGGAACAAGTGGGACTTCACCTTCCGCTGCCTGGTCTCGCTGCTCGAGCAGACCCGCGGCGTGCCGTACGAGACCATCGTGGTGGACAACGGCTCCACCGACGAGACGGCGGTGGCCCTGCCGCTGCTGCCCGGGATCCGGGTGCAGCGCAACGACCAGAACCTGGGGTTCTCGCGGGCCTGCAACCAGGGCGCGGCCCTGGCCCGCGGCCGCTACCTGCTCTTCCTCAACAACGACACCGAGGCGCGGCCCGGCTGGCTGCCGCCCCTGGTGGCGCCGCTGGAGCGCGACCCCGGCATCGCGGTGGCGGGGGCCAAGCTGCTCTTCCCCGACGGCACGCTGCAGCACGCCGGCGTCGGGGTGGCCTACGCCGACCCGCTCCCGGTCTTCCCGTTCCACCTCGACTACCGCAAGCCGGCCGGCGCCAGCACCCGGCCGCTCGAGCTGTCGGCGGTGACCGCCGCCTGCCTGCTGATCCGGGCCGAGGTCTTCCGCGAGCTGGGCGGCTTCGACGAGGCCTTCCTGAACGGCTACGAGGACATGGACCTGTGCTTCAAGGTCCGCGAGTCCGGGCGGCGCGTGGTCTACGTGCCGGAGAGCGTGCTCGTCCACCACGAGTCGGTGAGCGACGGCCGCTTCCTCAAGGCCAGGGAGAACGAGGACCTGCTGCAGCGCCGCTGGATGGGGCGCTTCACCGCCTTCGACGTGGACCGCCGCCGGGGGCCGCCCCCGCCGCCGCCCGCGGCCGGGCGCCCGCCCCTCTCGGTGGTGGTGCCGACGCTGGACGCGCTGCGCACCATCGCGCCGTGCCTGGAGGACCTGGCCGCCAACCTCGGGCCGGCCGACGAGCTCCTGGTGGCCGACGCCGGCTCGACCGACTGCACGCTGCAGTTCGTCCGGCGCTTCGCCGCCGAGCACCCCGGCCTGGTGCGGGTGGTGGAGGGGCCTTTGGGCCTGCCGGCGGCGGCCCGGGCCGGCCTGGCCGCGGCCTCGCGGGGGGTGGCGCTGCTGGTCCACCCGGCCCTGCGCTCGCCGCTCGGCTTCGCCGACAAGCTGGCCTCGGCCCTGGCGCGCCTCGGGGCCGGCGCCCTGATCGCCATCCCCGTGCCGGGCGTCGGCTTCTGCGCCGCGGGCGGGCTGGCGGCGCTGCGCGCCCTGGGCGGCGCCGCGCCGGAGGTGCTCTTCCAGGACGCCGCCCCGGCCCTGGAGGCGGCCGCGCGGCGGAGCGGCGCCGGCCGGCTGGTGATCACGGCCCCGGCGGCCTGA
- a CDS encoding FAD-dependent oxidoreductase, protein MRALSAQVLVVGGGLAGAVAALAARAAGATVILVRRAPGASALSGGAIGVAPDLDALPSDLLLDRRSPLESARRLAERRPEHPYARLGVAALEEALGFAGAELSAVLEPADGRPRFLAHVSGAVAEAALCQRTQAAGDLRRVRGLLVVAGFGGHLGFDAGLVAAGVAARTAVGGPAALAVEVAWPVGPALAQARPVELARALEAPGAAEALGAALRLALPPRAAVALLPPVLGLDPAARVAQRVAAAAGLPVAEVMSDPPSVPGLRLDAALLARLREAGVEVVHGELAPGGRPGRAAAVTTAREAGADLEITAPAWVLATGRFLGGGLVRGGALREPLLALPVLASESGASGVRLATRPAASLTVRQRLSAQPLLAAGLMVDPSCRPLGEDGLPVHFRLFAAGALIGGHEHAADGTGLGVAILSGYLAGRGAAGQPGA, encoded by the coding sequence GTGAGGGCGCTCTCCGCGCAGGTGCTGGTGGTGGGCGGCGGCCTGGCCGGCGCCGTGGCGGCGCTGGCGGCGCGCGCCGCCGGCGCCACGGTGATCCTGGTGCGGCGCGCCCCCGGGGCCAGCGCGCTCTCCGGCGGGGCCATCGGGGTGGCGCCGGACCTGGACGCCTTGCCGTCCGACCTGCTGCTCGACCGCCGCTCGCCCCTCGAGTCGGCGCGGCGGCTGGCGGAGCGGCGCCCCGAGCACCCCTACGCCCGGCTCGGGGTGGCGGCGCTGGAGGAGGCGCTGGGGTTCGCGGGGGCCGAGCTGTCGGCGGTCCTCGAGCCTGCCGACGGGCGGCCGCGCTTCCTGGCCCACGTCTCCGGGGCGGTGGCCGAGGCGGCGCTCTGCCAGCGCACCCAGGCCGCGGGCGACCTCAGGCGGGTGCGCGGGCTCCTGGTGGTGGCCGGCTTCGGCGGGCACCTCGGCTTCGACGCCGGGCTGGTGGCCGCCGGGGTGGCGGCGCGCACCGCGGTGGGGGGCCCGGCGGCGCTGGCGGTGGAGGTGGCCTGGCCGGTGGGGCCGGCGCTGGCCCAGGCGCGGCCGGTCGAGCTGGCCCGGGCCCTGGAGGCGCCGGGGGCGGCCGAGGCGCTCGGCGCGGCGCTGCGCCTGGCGCTGCCGCCGAGGGCCGCGGTGGCGCTGCTGCCGCCGGTGCTGGGGCTCGACCCGGCGGCGCGGGTGGCGCAGCGGGTGGCGGCGGCGGCCGGCCTGCCCGTGGCCGAGGTGATGTCGGATCCGCCCAGCGTGCCGGGCCTGCGGCTCGACGCGGCCCTGCTGGCGCGGCTGCGCGAGGCCGGCGTGGAGGTGGTGCACGGCGAGCTCGCGCCCGGGGGCAGGCCGGGGCGGGCGGCGGCGGTCACCACCGCGCGGGAGGCCGGCGCCGACCTCGAGATCACCGCGCCGGCCTGGGTGCTGGCCACCGGGCGGTTCCTCGGCGGCGGGCTGGTGCGCGGCGGCGCCCTGCGCGAGCCGCTGCTGGCCCTGCCGGTGCTGGCCTCGGAGTCGGGCGCCTCCGGCGTCCGGCTGGCCACCCGCCCGGCCGCCTCGCTGACGGTGCGGCAGCGGCTCTCGGCGCAGCCGCTGCTGGCGGCCGGCCTGATGGTGGACCCCTCCTGCCGGCCGCTCGGCGAGGACGGCCTGCCGGTCCACTTCCGGCTCTTCGCCGCCGGCGCCCTCATCGGCGGCCACGAGCACGCGGCCGACGGCACCGGGCTCGGGGTGGCCATCCTGTCGGGCTACCTGGCCGGGCGCGGGGCGGCCGGCCAGCCGGGCGCCTGA
- a CDS encoding methyltransferase domain-containing protein translates to MARYAVTVVQPPGYLHAAAFQEVGETLLHALAALGHDVVLGPDAPAGRTAIVLGSNLLPGHPLRLAPDAILYNLEQIEPGSPWLTPQLLALFRRHPVWDYSERNAARYAELGLDRPRVVPIGWVPELTRIPPAPLEDLDVLFYGSVNPRRLAVLDALRAAGLRVEAVFGVYGEARDRLIARAKVVLNVHYFEAKVFEVVRVSYLLANRRCVVSERGADPAEERELEAAVAFAPYQGLVETCRRLVQDPAERARRAALGFELMSRRDAAAILAPLVGGTPPVRPAASTPARPAPPPPPAAPSTAPSPPHREPSADQRSPPMSTATSPATPPLSLEDVVAMAAPAGKRILALNCGDGELGAGLLAAGALEVVGLDACARGLTRSRLTATYRVSPDAAPELPYADGYFDVLLVEDLSSLLAPGPTLQHLRRWLSDGGRLVAAAHNGSHEAALLALLGEGRWPASAGRSPRSIGTALETVLAAGFLVDDDVTVVRSAPGEAAEVLRKLCEALGAEAAKVADGLTLVRAVLTARPAEPLGQAAAALPDPWRGSRAVKVLVTPDLDNPEDAWLEAVAGLAAGLSGNAGVTLGVALPPGLLSPPPEALVRAVEGVEVDLLLTEAPVDDAGWTRLLAGAGTWIMTGPQPALLALARLVGVDVQRGA, encoded by the coding sequence ATGGCGCGCTACGCCGTCACCGTCGTCCAGCCGCCGGGATACCTCCACGCGGCCGCCTTCCAGGAGGTGGGGGAGACGCTCCTCCACGCCCTGGCGGCGCTGGGGCACGACGTGGTGCTGGGGCCCGACGCCCCGGCCGGGCGCACCGCCATCGTCCTCGGCTCCAACCTGCTGCCCGGCCACCCGCTGCGGCTGGCGCCGGACGCCATCCTCTACAACCTGGAGCAGATCGAGCCGGGCTCGCCCTGGCTGACGCCCCAGCTCCTGGCGCTCTTCCGGCGCCACCCGGTGTGGGACTACAGCGAGCGCAACGCCGCCCGCTACGCCGAGCTCGGCCTGGACCGCCCCCGGGTGGTGCCCATCGGCTGGGTGCCCGAGCTGACCCGCATCCCGCCGGCGCCCCTGGAGGACCTGGACGTCCTCTTCTACGGCTCGGTCAACCCGCGCCGCCTGGCCGTGCTCGACGCCCTGCGCGCCGCCGGGCTGCGGGTGGAGGCGGTCTTCGGGGTGTACGGCGAGGCGCGCGACCGGCTCATCGCCCGCGCCAAGGTGGTGCTCAACGTCCACTACTTCGAGGCCAAGGTCTTCGAGGTGGTGCGGGTCTCCTACCTGCTGGCCAATCGGCGCTGCGTGGTCTCGGAGCGCGGCGCCGACCCGGCCGAGGAGCGCGAGCTCGAGGCGGCGGTGGCCTTCGCGCCGTACCAGGGGCTGGTGGAGACCTGCCGGCGGCTGGTGCAGGACCCGGCCGAGCGGGCCCGGCGCGCCGCCCTGGGGTTCGAGCTCATGTCGCGCCGCGACGCCGCGGCCATCCTGGCGCCGCTGGTGGGCGGCACGCCGCCCGTCCGGCCCGCCGCCTCCACCCCGGCCCGCCCGGCGCCCCCGCCGCCGCCCGCCGCGCCCTCCACCGCCCCCTCGCCGCCGCACCGCGAGCCATCCGCCGACCAGAGGAGCCCCCCCATGTCCACCGCCACCTCGCCCGCCACGCCGCCGCTCTCGCTCGAGGACGTGGTGGCCATGGCCGCGCCGGCCGGCAAGCGGATCCTGGCCCTCAACTGCGGCGACGGCGAGCTCGGCGCCGGCCTGCTGGCCGCCGGGGCCCTGGAGGTGGTGGGCCTCGACGCCTGCGCCCGCGGCCTGACCCGGTCCCGCCTGACCGCCACCTACCGGGTCTCGCCCGACGCCGCCCCCGAGCTGCCCTACGCCGACGGCTACTTCGACGTCCTGCTGGTGGAGGACCTCTCCAGCCTGCTGGCGCCCGGGCCCACCCTGCAGCACCTGCGCCGCTGGCTCTCCGACGGCGGGCGGCTGGTGGCGGCGGCCCACAACGGCTCGCACGAGGCCGCGCTGCTGGCGCTGCTCGGGGAGGGGCGCTGGCCGGCCAGCGCCGGCCGCAGCCCGCGCTCCATCGGCACCGCGCTGGAGACCGTGCTGGCCGCCGGGTTCCTGGTGGACGACGACGTCACGGTGGTGCGCTCCGCCCCGGGGGAGGCCGCCGAGGTGCTGCGGAAGCTCTGCGAGGCGCTGGGCGCCGAGGCGGCCAAGGTGGCCGACGGGCTGACCCTGGTGCGGGCGGTGCTGACGGCCCGGCCCGCCGAGCCCCTCGGCCAGGCCGCCGCCGCCCTGCCCGACCCCTGGCGCGGCTCGCGCGCCGTGAAGGTGCTGGTCACCCCGGACCTCGACAACCCCGAGGACGCCTGGCTGGAGGCGGTGGCCGGCCTGGCCGCCGGCCTCTCCGGCAACGCCGGCGTGACCCTGGGGGTGGCGCTGCCGCCGGGGCTCCTGTCCCCGCCGCCGGAGGCGCTGGTGCGGGCCGTCGAGGGCGTCGAGGTGGACCTGCTGCTCACCGAGGCGCCGGTGGACGACGCCGGCTGGACGCGCCTGCTGGCCGGGGCCGGGACCTGGATCATGACCGGGCCCCAGCCTGCGCTGCTGGCGCTGGCGCGGCTGGTGGGCGTGGACGTGCAGCGCGGCGCCTGA